From a single Alloactinosynnema sp. L-07 genomic region:
- a CDS encoding SAM-dependent methyltransferase — translation MAESTTWVPDGIDLDRPSAARLYDYLLGGGHNFAHDRELAERFLKAQPHAREIARHNRSFLRRAVLFMAGQGIRQFLDLGSGIPTVGNVHAIAQAADPTARVVYVDYEEVAFAHSHLMLADNPNATIVQADLTDPDAVLGAAETRALLDFDQPIGLIMAGVFHFVPPRSNPAQIVARYRDATASGSWLAFSQFTRDLMPEEMDRIVEVMKSSRDPMFPRSRDEIAALFEGYELVEPGIVPTALWHPDQGLDDGDDPNRAGILSGVGRKN, via the coding sequence GTGGCCGAGTCGACGACATGGGTCCCGGACGGGATCGACCTGGACAGACCGAGCGCCGCCCGGCTGTATGACTACCTGCTCGGCGGCGGGCACAACTTCGCCCACGACCGCGAGCTGGCCGAACGCTTCCTCAAGGCCCAGCCGCACGCCCGCGAGATCGCCCGGCACAACCGGTCGTTCCTGCGCCGCGCGGTGTTGTTCATGGCAGGCCAAGGGATCCGGCAGTTCCTCGACCTCGGCTCCGGTATCCCGACCGTGGGCAACGTGCACGCGATCGCCCAGGCCGCCGACCCGACCGCGCGCGTCGTCTACGTCGACTACGAGGAAGTCGCCTTCGCGCACAGCCACCTCATGCTCGCGGACAACCCCAACGCCACCATCGTCCAGGCCGATCTCACCGATCCCGACGCCGTGCTGGGAGCCGCCGAGACGCGCGCCCTGCTCGACTTCGACCAGCCGATCGGCCTGATCATGGCCGGGGTGTTCCACTTCGTGCCGCCGCGGAGCAACCCCGCCCAGATCGTCGCGCGCTACCGGGACGCGACCGCGTCGGGCAGTTGGCTGGCGTTCTCCCAGTTCACCCGCGACCTGATGCCGGAGGAGATGGACCGGATCGTCGAGGTGATGAAGTCCAGCCGCGACCCGATGTTCCCGCGGTCCCGGGACGAGATCGCCGCGCTGTTCGAGGGCTACGAACTGGTCGAGCCGGGCATCGTGCCGACCGCGCTGTGGCATCCCGACCAGGGCCTCGACGACGGCGACGACCCGAACCGGGCAGGAATCCTCTCGGGTGTCGGCCGCAAGAACTGA
- a CDS encoding TetR/AcrR family transcriptional regulator — protein sequence MNRVSPAAEPAKTGPSRREQILAAAAELFARHGFHGVGIDDIGSAVGISGPALYRHFRSKDAMLGEMLTSISEVLLDGGQARVDKASGAEDTLGDLVRFHVDFALDNPALITVQERNLGNLTDPDRRKVRALQRRYVETWVQVIRDAVPATAEPTARAAAHAVFGLINSTPHSRHLDRDQMADLLTAMALAALVNTPGV from the coding sequence ATGAACCGCGTGTCACCAGCAGCCGAACCAGCGAAAACCGGGCCGAGCAGGCGCGAGCAGATCCTCGCCGCGGCCGCGGAACTGTTCGCCCGACACGGTTTCCACGGCGTCGGCATCGACGACATCGGCTCGGCTGTCGGCATCTCCGGGCCCGCGCTCTACCGCCACTTCCGCTCCAAGGACGCGATGCTCGGCGAGATGCTGACATCGATCTCCGAGGTGCTCCTCGACGGCGGCCAGGCGCGGGTGGACAAGGCCTCCGGGGCCGAGGACACCCTCGGCGACCTGGTGCGCTTCCACGTCGACTTCGCCCTCGACAATCCGGCGTTGATCACGGTGCAGGAACGCAACCTCGGCAACCTCACCGACCCGGACCGCCGCAAGGTCCGCGCCCTGCAACGGCGCTATGTCGAGACCTGGGTCCAGGTCATCCGCGACGCCGTCCCCGCGACCGCCGAACCCACCGCCCGCGCGGCGGCGCACGCGGTGTTCGGGCTGATCAACTCGACCCCGCACAGCAGGCACCTCGACCGCGACCAGATGGCCGACCTGCTCACCGCCATGGCGCTCGCCGCGCTGGTCAACACGCCCGGCGTCTGA
- a CDS encoding diguanylate cyclase domain-containing protein → MSNPIVRSRTDRDSLVRAWMRVIAATAYVPRSSADVREVLTGMVDTIMDALDTAPFDSAAGLEVGTRMVAEEFTGEDTLRRSVATLATRLIAGGAPAERVIELLAAVSSGYANAWRERTLSQQENMRLALHTAMLRAERDRKNTESIFREVFASASVGIAITDQDGRFVETNPALAEILACEPAALAGRALADFVTDEPDVPGSPLAHLPDRQRLLRANGEAAWVFATSSVLSDDAGKAYRVTMVQDLSELHLLGDRLTHQLLHDALTGLVNRVGFESRLEAVHGRVEPTGTLTLCCLDLDAFAMVNTTYGHPVGDWVLRTVAERLKAVVAAENAVVARLGGDEFAVLIQDGPDTPSVPDLVEAIQAELAEPEYRDGIGLAVSATIGVIRTSPGEMSAAEVFRAADAALRQARLTGRRQWAQFDPDADKRDRKAGKAATELPAAWENGELDVAYDRVVRLSDRVPVRVAAIAHLPRPRPVPGLPSTIELAESTGLSVALGPWLISRSTAQVPVWRSLFAAVAGDGPVQRVLLSPLQSADAELSAVLNRAVTDAGVPPGLLEVGLAASTVLTSADAQDNLRTLSDIGVVTALHGFAGGPRELAMIERFKVDTVLLADPFDGWRPDWLPRDCAQVRAVREVIAAVGAAGAAVGIRSVRDFAEARWWADLGVVTGEGPAFGTALDIEDVLRAAK, encoded by the coding sequence GTGTCGAACCCCATCGTCCGCTCCCGCACGGACCGGGACTCCCTGGTCCGTGCCTGGATGCGCGTCATCGCCGCCACCGCGTACGTGCCGCGGTCGTCGGCGGACGTCCGCGAGGTGCTGACCGGCATGGTCGACACGATCATGGACGCGCTCGACACCGCCCCGTTCGACAGCGCGGCGGGCCTCGAAGTCGGCACCCGGATGGTCGCCGAGGAGTTCACCGGCGAGGACACGCTGCGGCGGTCGGTGGCGACGCTGGCCACCAGGCTGATCGCGGGCGGCGCCCCGGCCGAGCGGGTCATCGAGCTGCTCGCGGCGGTGTCGTCTGGCTACGCGAACGCCTGGCGCGAGCGGACTCTGTCACAGCAGGAGAACATGCGACTGGCCCTGCACACCGCGATGCTGCGCGCCGAGCGCGACCGCAAGAACACCGAATCGATCTTCCGCGAGGTGTTCGCGAGCGCGTCGGTCGGCATCGCGATCACCGACCAGGACGGGCGATTCGTCGAGACCAACCCGGCGCTGGCGGAGATCCTGGCCTGCGAACCCGCGGCTCTGGCCGGACGTGCCCTCGCCGACTTCGTCACCGACGAGCCGGACGTGCCGGGCAGCCCGCTGGCGCACCTGCCCGACCGGCAGCGGCTGCTGCGGGCCAACGGCGAGGCCGCGTGGGTCTTCGCGACCAGTTCGGTGCTGTCCGACGATGCCGGCAAGGCCTACCGGGTGACCATGGTCCAAGACTTGAGCGAACTGCACCTGCTCGGCGACCGGCTCACCCACCAGCTGCTGCACGACGCGCTCACCGGGTTGGTCAACCGGGTGGGCTTCGAGTCCCGGCTGGAAGCCGTCCACGGGCGGGTGGAGCCGACCGGAACGCTCACCCTGTGCTGCCTGGATCTGGACGCGTTCGCCATGGTCAACACGACCTACGGACACCCGGTCGGCGACTGGGTGCTGCGGACGGTGGCCGAACGCCTCAAGGCTGTGGTGGCGGCGGAGAACGCGGTGGTGGCCAGACTCGGCGGCGACGAGTTCGCCGTGCTGATCCAGGACGGACCCGACACGCCGTCGGTGCCGGACCTGGTCGAGGCGATCCAGGCCGAACTGGCCGAACCCGAGTACCGCGACGGGATCGGGCTCGCGGTCAGCGCGACCATCGGCGTGATCCGGACGAGCCCGGGCGAGATGTCGGCAGCGGAGGTGTTCCGGGCCGCCGACGCGGCGCTGCGGCAGGCCCGGCTGACGGGCAGGCGGCAGTGGGCCCAGTTCGACCCCGACGCCGACAAGCGCGACCGCAAAGCGGGCAAGGCGGCCACGGAGCTGCCCGCGGCGTGGGAGAACGGCGAACTCGACGTGGCCTACGACCGGGTGGTGCGGCTGTCGGACCGGGTGCCGGTGCGGGTGGCCGCCATCGCCCACCTGCCCCGGCCGCGACCCGTGCCGGGTCTGCCGTCCACGATCGAGCTCGCCGAGTCCACGGGGCTTTCGGTGGCGCTGGGGCCGTGGCTGATCAGCCGGTCGACCGCGCAGGTGCCGGTGTGGCGGTCGCTGTTCGCCGCGGTCGCGGGCGACGGGCCGGTCCAGCGGGTGCTGCTCTCGCCGCTGCAGTCGGCCGACGCCGAACTGTCCGCGGTGCTCAACCGGGCCGTCACCGACGCGGGTGTCCCGCCCGGCCTGCTGGAGGTCGGGCTGGCCGCGTCGACCGTGTTGACCAGCGCGGACGCCCAGGACAACCTGCGCACGCTGAGCGACATCGGGGTGGTGACCGCACTGCACGGGTTCGCGGGCGGCCCGCGTGAACTGGCCATGATCGAACGGTTCAAGGTCGACACCGTGCTGCTCGCCGACCCGTTCGACGGGTGGCGGCCGGACTGGCTGCCGCGCGACTGTGCCCAGGTCAGAGCCGTACGCGAGGTCATCGCGGCGGTGGGCGCGGCCGGGGCGGCGGTCGGGATCCGCAGCGTGC
- a CDS encoding sterol desaturase family protein has product MNPTREASNSPSPRRRLSLVDAAAEFVRHPSPWLIGTTLISAVIARIVVGDWRLWDTLLPFVMLAVFPFFEWVVHVVILHWRPRRIGALTIDPLLSRKHREHHTDPRDVPLVFIPWPVLLWLLPLVTAIALFAFSRTGLGLTYLCFVAALGLAYEWTHYLIHSDYVPRTRAYRAVWRNHRLHHYKNEHYWFTVTTTGTADRALGTYPDPVSVDKSPSVKDLHRRDPLSDPLAG; this is encoded by the coding sequence ATGAACCCGACCCGTGAAGCTTCCAACTCGCCCAGCCCCCGCAGGCGACTGTCGCTTGTGGACGCCGCCGCCGAGTTCGTCCGCCATCCGTCGCCATGGCTGATCGGCACGACCCTGATCAGCGCCGTGATCGCCCGGATCGTCGTGGGCGACTGGCGGCTGTGGGACACCCTGCTCCCGTTCGTCATGCTCGCCGTGTTCCCGTTCTTCGAATGGGTCGTGCATGTGGTGATCCTGCACTGGCGCCCCCGCCGGATCGGCGCATTGACCATCGATCCGCTGCTGTCGCGCAAACACCGCGAACACCACACCGACCCGCGGGACGTGCCGCTGGTGTTCATTCCCTGGCCGGTCCTGCTGTGGCTGCTGCCGCTGGTGACCGCCATCGCACTGTTCGCCTTCAGCCGAACCGGCCTCGGCCTGACCTACCTGTGCTTCGTGGCCGCGCTCGGCCTGGCCTACGAGTGGACGCACTACCTCATCCACAGCGACTACGTGCCGCGCACCCGCGCCTATCGCGCGGTCTGGCGCAACCACCGCCTCCACCACTACAAGAACGAGCACTACTGGTTCACCGTCACCACGACCGGCACCGCGGACCGGGCTCTTGGCACCTACCCGGACCCGGTGAGTGTCGACAAGTCGCCATCTGTCAAGGACCTGCACCGCCGAGATCCACTGTCGGATCCCCTTGCGGGGTGA
- a CDS encoding FadR/GntR family transcriptional regulator has protein sequence MTFQPVARTSVPDEVFAQLIRAVMDGGIPAGDSLPSERKLAEVLGVSRPAVREALQRMSQAGLVDVRQGDGTVVRDFRRSAGLDLLPRLLLRGGTIVPSVVRDILDARLAIGPEIAALAATRSGESLKAPLDDVIEHLASEHDPITSQRHALTFWDHIVDGSDSVVFRLMFNSLRAAYEPALDVLAPIMVAEVSRADAYRVLAAAITSADPESARQSADELLRPATELFHVAIEQMEGP, from the coding sequence GTGACTTTCCAGCCGGTGGCCCGCACGTCGGTGCCCGACGAAGTGTTCGCCCAGCTCATCCGGGCGGTCATGGACGGCGGCATCCCCGCAGGCGACTCGCTGCCCAGCGAACGCAAGCTCGCCGAGGTCCTCGGGGTGTCCCGGCCCGCCGTCCGCGAAGCCTTGCAGCGCATGTCGCAGGCAGGCTTGGTCGACGTCCGCCAAGGCGACGGCACCGTGGTCCGCGACTTCCGCCGCAGCGCGGGACTCGACTTGCTCCCGAGGCTCCTGCTGCGCGGCGGCACGATCGTCCCCTCGGTGGTGCGCGACATCCTCGACGCCCGTCTCGCCATCGGCCCCGAGATCGCCGCACTGGCGGCCACTCGATCAGGCGAAAGCCTCAAGGCGCCGCTGGACGACGTGATCGAACACCTGGCGAGCGAGCACGACCCGATCACGTCGCAGCGGCACGCGCTCACCTTCTGGGACCACATTGTCGATGGGTCGGACTCGGTGGTGTTCCGGCTGATGTTCAACAGCCTGCGCGCCGCTTACGAACCCGCGCTCGACGTCCTCGCGCCGATCATGGTCGCCGAGGTCTCCCGCGCCGACGCCTACCGCGTCCTCGCCGCCGCGATCACCTCCGCCGACCCCGAATCCGCCCGGCAGTCCGCCGACGAACTGCTTCGGCCCGCCACCGAACTGTTCCATGTGGCAATTGAACAAATGGAGGGTCCGTGA